The Agrococcus sp. ProA11 genomic sequence GTCGACCAGGCGGTGCGGGATGCCGACCTCGTGATCGGCTCGGTGCTCATCCCCGGCGCGAAAGCACCGAAGCTCGTCTCGAACGAGCTGGTCGCAGGCATGCGGCCCGGCTCGGTGCTGGTGGACATCGCGATCGACCAGGGCGGCTGCTTCGCGGATTCGGTGCCCACCACGCATCACGATCCGACGTTCCGCGTGCACGAGACGGTCTTCGCGTGCGTTGCGAACCTTCCGGGCGCCGTGCCCCGCACCGCGACCGAGGCGTTCACGAACGCGACCCTGCACGCCACCCTGCGGCTCGCCGATCTCGGCTGGCGCGACGCGCTGCGGGCGGACGACGGCCTGGCGCAGGGGCTCAACACGTCCGGCGGCCGCATCGGCAACCGTGCGGTCGCCACCGCACTCGACGCTCAGGCGACCCCGGTCGCGTCGCTGCTGGCGTAGCGGACCCGCTCGAAGCGCCCGTCCTGGAGCACCCAGGCGGGCGCTTCGCGCATGGGCGGCGGCGGCGGCGCATGCCTGAGCACCTGCCGCAGGGCGCGCTCGTCGACCCCGAGCACCACCACGGAGCGCTCGGCGCGCAGCCGGTCGAGCTCGCCCCACGCGGCCTCCCATTCCGCGACGGAGCCGATCACGAGCGCCGCTCCCGCATCCTGGCCGGGCTTCGCCGCGGATCCAGCCAGCGCATCGGGCGCCCGCGCGCCCGGACCGAGGACGACCGCGACGGCGCCCCGCGGCAGCGGCACGAAGCGGGGTGCTCGGCGCGGCGCGGCCGCGTCCGGCAGCGCGAGCTGGATGCGCTCGTCGCGCAGCCACCCGGCACCGGCCGGCAGTTCGCTGTCGTGCAGCCGCCCCTCCCCGCCTGCGACGAGGTGCTCCTGGCGGCTCGCGATCCGCAGCAGGATGCGCAGCTCGGCGAGCGCCGCCAGCGGTCCCATGGCCGTCGAGACGCGCCGCGCGGTCACCGCGACGGGCTGGCCCTCGCGCATCCGCCGGGCGATGGCGTGCGCGGCCGAGGCCTGCTGCTCGTCGCTGAGGCGCGCCAGCTGCAGGTCGAGGTCGTCGACGACCAGCGGGCCGGGCTCCTGCAGCGCATCCCAGAGCGCATCCTCGCGGTCGACGACGGCGGCGCCGAGCTGCCCCGCCACCAGGTCGGCGAGCGCCGTCCGACCGCTTGCCGCACCGCCGATCACCAGCAGCGGCCCCTCGACCTCCGGGCGCCAGGCCACGGGCGCGATGCGCTGCTCGGCCGGCCGGTCGACGAGCCCGAGACGGATGCCCTCGGCGTGCACCTCCGTGACCGGCAGCGAGCGCGGGAGCGGCTCGCGCCAGGGTCGCGCGGCCCGCGGCTGACCGGCCGCGGCGGCGACGAGCGCCCGCAGGTGCTCGGGGCTCGCGAGCGCCGCCTGCGCCGACCGGGTCGCGCCGCCGCTGATGCGCACCACGCAGCGCCCGCGCGCAGCGAGCGGGATGGCCGCAGCCGAGGGCGAGCCGGTCACCGCGACCGCATCGTGCTCGTCCGTCACGCGCAGCGAGATGCGGATGCCGCAGTTGGCGAGCAGCGAGTCGCGCACCGCCTCGGCGGGCCGCTGCGTGCAGAGCACCAGGTGCACACCCAGGGAGCGGCCGCGCGCCGCCAGGTCGACGAACAGGCGATGCAGGTCGGGCAGCTCCTGCAGCATCGCCGCGAACTCGTCGACCACGATCACCAGCCGGGGAACGCCCGTCGCCGCCTCGATCGCCCTGACGCCCTGCTCGGCGAGCAGCCGCTCTCGACGCCGCAGCTCCGCCCGGAGGCTCTCGATCGCGCGCAGCGCGCCGGCCTGATCGAGGTCGGTCATGACCCCGACGCAGTGCGCCAGGCCGTGCAGCGGCGCGAACGAGGCACCTCCCTTGAAGTCGACCAGCAGGAACGACACCTCGGCCGTCGAGCGCCGCGCAGCGAGCGCCGCGACCCAGGCGATCAGCAGCTCGCTCTTGCCGGAGCCCGTCGTGCCGCCCACCACCGCGTGCGGGCCGTCGCGCACGAGGTCGAGCTCGATCGGCTCGTCAGCGACGAGGAACACGGCGGAGAGCCCGCCCTGCGCGACGGGCAGCTCCTCGAGTCCGACGCTCGCCGGCAGCGAGCCCGCGCGGCGGAACCCCGCATGCGCGGCAGCGCCCGCGAGCGTCTCGATCGCCGCTCGGGCCTCCCGTTCGCTCAGCGCGACCGGCCGGCACGGACGCTCGCCCACCCTGGCATCGTCGAGTGCCGCGTGCACGACGACCCTGCACTCGCGCGGCAGCCCGTCGGCGCGCTCCGCCAGCGCGACGGTCACCTCGAGCCCGTCGCCGACCAGGCGCACCGCAGAGCCAGGCTCGCGATGCAGCACGTGCGGGAGGGCGTCGAACCAGTCCCAGCGCGGGTCGTCGGGCACGATCGCCTCCGCCGCGTCGGGAGGCACGGCATCCAGGATCTGCACCAGCG encodes the following:
- a CDS encoding FtsK/SpoIIIE domain-containing protein — encoded protein: MQTRIDLPRPPTDPEPAPFPLFASLAPVLGAGALWLLLQTPTVLAFALLGPVIAVAGLGDGRRTRRRRRRREADRWRVELAEVAGSVDAALDERRAALIAEHPGPRAVAARPPHDPHRWRRADDAPVAVVLGTGPLPSGIALEGTVPASDPAVRRLAAAPAVDRLRTAAAVVDGPIVVDAREGIGVVGPPLVALALARAALVQILDAVPPDAAEAIVPDDPRWDWFDALPHVLHREPGSAVRLVGDGLEVTVALAERADGLPRECRVVVHAALDDARVGERPCRPVALSEREARAAIETLAGAAAHAGFRRAGSLPASVGLEELPVAQGGLSAVFLVADEPIELDLVRDGPHAVVGGTTGSGKSELLIAWVAALAARRSTAEVSFLLVDFKGGASFAPLHGLAHCVGVMTDLDQAGALRAIESLRAELRRRERLLAEQGVRAIEAATGVPRLVIVVDEFAAMLQELPDLHRLFVDLAARGRSLGVHLVLCTQRPAEAVRDSLLANCGIRISLRVTDEHDAVAVTGSPSAAAIPLAARGRCVVRISGGATRSAQAALASPEHLRALVAAAAGQPRAARPWREPLPRSLPVTEVHAEGIRLGLVDRPAEQRIAPVAWRPEVEGPLLVIGGAASGRTALADLVAGQLGAAVVDREDALWDALQEPGPLVVDDLDLQLARLSDEQQASAAHAIARRMREGQPVAVTARRVSTAMGPLAALAELRILLRIASRQEHLVAGGEGRLHDSELPAGAGWLRDERIQLALPDAAAPRRAPRFVPLPRGAVAVVLGPGARAPDALAGSAAKPGQDAGAALVIGSVAEWEAAWGELDRLRAERSVVVLGVDERALRQVLRHAPPPPPMREAPAWVLQDGRFERVRYASSDATGVA